One window of Stenotrophomonas indicatrix genomic DNA carries:
- a CDS encoding TonB-dependent receptor yields the protein MSRHRSTPSRHPLTLALIGTLLASGAAYAQDNAPTQLDRVTVTGSLIPQTQIENHTPVLTVTAEDIQTRGFTSVADVLQQSSLSTGGLQGGQTSASFTQGAEAAGMFGLSPGYTKYLINGRPMLSYPALYNGSDSFNNISGIPIDIVERIEILPGGQSSLYGSDAIAGVVNIILKERMDGGVLNVRGGAYSEGGGNSVRVSAARGFNGVDDRFNALVNVQYEKTSPIWGYQRDLTKVNNPDGYSPQYVSNDFLVLLPANSNRYAMMDPNLCANVAGQFDGTTVLGTRPTGQACGSVYGTGYKTIKNGKESGQIYSSMTFDVNDNFQLFGDALYSLEEVKYATGSNYTWWGTSSGWGRFYDQDSGQYLNLQRVFAPEDIGAGGYRDIMNTDRNKAYQVTLGGRGTAGNWDYSASFTRGEYKLTERNFVRWNDPINDYFEQRVLGPVLGTTSTGYDIYSPDWEAFYSPLPSGDFQSFTGYTYSQSRTWQNLLRAQVTNGSLFKLPGGDAGFAVVVEGGSEGWDYTPDARLVDGSVWGTTAVSGAGHRSNYAVTSELRMPLLESLTVTGSGRYDAFKIGSSTIDKATYSVGLEFRPIDSLLFRGKYGTAFRAPTLSDAFQGVSGYYANGSTDYYRCGQLGYDPANTTGCPYDSVSVFGTQSGNPDLEPITADVWNAGIVWAPINNLSVSVDYYNWKIKNEVNTLSSDQLLLAEYYCRNGQTNNTSASCQNVTDWITRDSSGVLDEIYTPKMNVASQNLQALTASFKYVQDIGRFGSLQFSGNYTDMLKRELQPQPGDEYLDLLRDPYAMWVYDSYAKVRADGSIGWAKDKWTTTLYANYIGKTPNYMAYLGNGYDYVHSSGYKAGKWGSYTTYNLSVNYRAMDNLTLSLMVNNVFNKMPDNQRYSFSGTSGQPYNNYLYNAYGRAIYVQAKYEFGNN from the coding sequence ATGTCTCGCCATCGCTCCACGCCTTCGCGTCACCCGCTGACCCTTGCCTTGATCGGCACCCTGCTCGCCTCTGGCGCAGCCTATGCGCAGGACAACGCGCCGACCCAGCTTGACCGCGTCACCGTCACCGGCTCACTGATCCCCCAGACGCAGATCGAGAACCACACACCGGTCCTGACCGTCACCGCCGAGGACATCCAGACCCGCGGCTTCACCAGCGTCGCCGACGTCCTGCAGCAGTCCTCGCTGTCCACTGGCGGCCTGCAGGGCGGGCAGACTTCCGCTTCGTTCACCCAGGGTGCCGAGGCAGCCGGCATGTTCGGGCTCAGCCCCGGCTACACCAAGTACCTGATCAACGGCCGCCCGATGCTCTCGTATCCGGCGCTGTACAACGGCAGCGACAGTTTCAACAACATCAGCGGCATTCCGATCGACATCGTCGAGCGCATCGAGATCCTGCCCGGCGGCCAGTCGTCGCTGTACGGTTCGGATGCGATCGCCGGCGTGGTCAACATCATCCTCAAGGAGCGCATGGACGGCGGCGTGCTCAATGTCCGTGGCGGCGCCTACTCCGAGGGCGGCGGCAACAGCGTGCGCGTGAGTGCGGCGCGCGGCTTCAATGGTGTCGATGATCGATTCAATGCGCTGGTCAACGTGCAGTACGAAAAGACCAGTCCGATCTGGGGCTACCAGCGCGACCTGACCAAGGTCAACAACCCCGACGGCTACAGCCCCCAGTACGTCTCCAATGACTTCCTGGTGCTGCTGCCGGCCAACAGCAACCGCTACGCGATGATGGACCCGAACCTGTGCGCCAACGTGGCGGGCCAGTTCGACGGCACCACCGTGCTCGGCACCCGGCCGACCGGCCAGGCCTGCGGTTCGGTCTATGGCACCGGCTACAAGACCATCAAGAACGGCAAGGAAAGCGGGCAGATCTACAGCTCGATGACCTTCGATGTGAACGACAACTTCCAGTTGTTCGGCGATGCGCTCTACAGCCTGGAGGAAGTGAAGTACGCCACCGGCTCGAACTACACCTGGTGGGGCACCTCCTCCGGCTGGGGCCGCTTCTATGACCAGGACAGCGGCCAGTACCTGAACCTGCAACGCGTGTTCGCGCCGGAGGACATCGGCGCCGGCGGCTATCGCGACATCATGAACACCGATCGCAACAAGGCCTACCAGGTCACCCTCGGCGGTCGCGGCACGGCCGGCAACTGGGACTACAGCGCAAGCTTCACCCGCGGCGAGTACAAGCTGACCGAACGCAACTTCGTGCGCTGGAACGATCCGATCAACGACTACTTCGAGCAGCGTGTGCTGGGCCCGGTGCTGGGTACCACCAGTACCGGCTACGACATCTACAGCCCCGACTGGGAAGCGTTCTACTCTCCGCTGCCGAGCGGTGATTTCCAGAGCTTCACCGGCTACACCTACAGCCAGAGCCGGACCTGGCAGAACCTGCTGCGTGCGCAGGTCACCAACGGTTCGCTGTTCAAGCTGCCCGGCGGTGATGCCGGCTTCGCAGTGGTGGTCGAAGGTGGCAGCGAAGGCTGGGACTATACGCCGGATGCACGCCTGGTCGATGGCAGCGTCTGGGGCACCACCGCGGTTTCCGGCGCCGGTCATCGCAGCAACTATGCCGTGACCAGTGAACTGCGCATGCCGTTGCTGGAATCACTGACGGTGACCGGCTCCGGCCGCTACGACGCCTTCAAGATCGGCAGCAGCACCATCGACAAGGCAACCTACAGCGTCGGACTGGAATTCCGTCCGATCGACAGCCTGCTGTTCCGCGGCAAGTACGGTACGGCGTTCCGTGCGCCCACCCTGTCCGATGCCTTCCAGGGCGTCAGCGGTTACTACGCCAACGGCTCTACCGACTACTACCGTTGTGGCCAGCTTGGCTACGACCCGGCCAACACCACTGGTTGCCCGTATGACAGCGTGTCGGTATTCGGAACCCAGTCCGGCAATCCCGACCTGGAACCGATCACCGCAGATGTCTGGAACGCGGGCATCGTCTGGGCTCCGATCAACAATCTTTCGGTGTCGGTGGACTACTACAACTGGAAGATCAAGAACGAGGTCAACACCCTCAGCTCCGATCAGCTGCTGCTGGCCGAGTACTACTGCCGCAACGGCCAGACCAACAACACCTCGGCCAGCTGCCAGAACGTAACCGATTGGATCACCCGCGATTCTTCCGGCGTGCTCGATGAGATCTATACGCCGAAGATGAACGTGGCCAGCCAGAACCTGCAGGCGCTGACAGCCAGCTTCAAGTACGTGCAGGACATCGGCCGCTTCGGTTCGCTGCAGTTCTCCGGCAACTACACCGACATGCTCAAGCGCGAACTGCAGCCACAGCCGGGCGATGAGTACCTGGACCTGCTGCGCGACCCGTATGCGATGTGGGTGTACGACTCGTACGCCAAGGTGCGCGCCGACGGCTCGATCGGCTGGGCCAAGGACAAGTGGACCACCACCCTGTATGCCAACTACATCGGCAAGACGCCGAACTACATGGCCTACCTGGGCAATGGCTACGACTACGTCCACAGCTCCGGCTACAAGGCCGGCAAGTGGGGTTCGTACACCACCTACAACCTCAGCGTGAACTATCGGGCGATGGACAACCTGACCCTGTCGCTGATGGTCAACAACGTGTTCAACAAGATGCCTGACAACCAGCGGTACAGCTTCTCCGGCACCAGCGGCCAGCCGTACAACAACTACCTGTACAACGCTTATGGCCGTGCCATCTACGTGCAGGCCAAGTACGAGTTCGGCAACAACTGA
- a CDS encoding alpha/beta hydrolase family protein, whose translation MQLRYTPARLGAAVSMLLGLCVGQAAAAPLPAEDFAKIPALQSVTMSADGKQLVAIIAAPGSNNADTALANWNLDNLAAGPVAITPSGDRMKFIAASALKAGRNLVISRQEWTGKLGGCGEGNSTGATKTFLTKAYLTDASQAKFDEAFASNTRTLGVSADTLRCLELAGTASLVHQLPLDPDRVIINQLNEATLQANYYRFNLRTGQTELLFKGNSRTTPGLFHPRTGEVVTQTQIESSGSDDFEQRVLIKNSAGQFEVHAPLTTKLSERYTVDVVGIDDESGKLYVLTDQFSDLVQARLYDPVKKEFDKEPLAAHPTFSISSLILGTRKSNFNQVLGFYIDGPQRQAIYVDPQMKGLQEGLQKAYPGLTIYITGYNDDLSRVLFTTESNRNPKSYYILADRKDVMPLGSERPWVDSKQIGEQRWVTYTARDGQQIPAILDLPAGWKQGDGPLPTLVHPHGGPWARDYTGWDVSGWVPFFTSRGYAVLRPQYRGSSGLGRKLWLAGDGQWGQKMQDDKDDGAAWLVSQGIAAKDRIAIFGYSYGGFAAAAATVRSPSPYQCAIAGAPVTDLGRLGTSWSQNRLQRILQGRTVKGMDPMQNTAKATIPLLTFVGDRDVRTPAFHARNFYSAVQGKVPARFELIPDMPHSMPWYPRHFQTTLTLMADYLAKDCGPGGL comes from the coding sequence ATGCAACTCCGATATACGCCTGCCCGCCTGGGTGCCGCCGTTTCAATGCTGCTGGGCCTGTGCGTCGGCCAAGCCGCCGCCGCGCCTCTGCCCGCAGAGGATTTCGCCAAGATTCCCGCGCTGCAGTCGGTCACGATGAGTGCCGACGGCAAGCAGCTCGTCGCCATCATCGCCGCCCCCGGCAGCAACAACGCCGACACCGCGCTGGCCAACTGGAACCTGGACAACCTCGCCGCCGGGCCAGTGGCCATCACCCCGTCCGGCGATCGAATGAAATTCATCGCCGCCAGCGCGCTCAAGGCCGGCCGCAACCTGGTCATCAGCCGCCAGGAGTGGACCGGCAAGCTGGGCGGCTGCGGCGAAGGCAACAGTACCGGTGCCACCAAGACATTCCTGACCAAGGCCTACCTGACCGACGCCAGCCAGGCGAAGTTCGACGAGGCCTTTGCCAGCAACACGCGAACGCTGGGCGTCAGTGCCGATACCCTGCGCTGCCTGGAACTGGCCGGCACCGCTTCGCTGGTACACCAGCTGCCGCTGGACCCGGACCGGGTCATCATCAACCAGCTCAATGAAGCCACCCTGCAAGCCAACTACTATCGCTTCAACCTGCGCACCGGCCAGACCGAACTGCTGTTCAAGGGCAACTCGCGTACAACCCCGGGCCTTTTCCACCCGCGCACCGGCGAAGTGGTGACCCAGACCCAGATCGAATCCAGCGGCTCGGACGATTTCGAACAGCGCGTGCTGATCAAGAACAGCGCCGGCCAGTTCGAGGTCCATGCGCCGCTGACCACCAAGCTGAGCGAACGCTACACAGTGGACGTGGTCGGCATCGACGATGAAAGCGGCAAACTGTATGTACTGACCGACCAGTTCTCTGATCTGGTGCAGGCCCGCCTGTACGACCCGGTCAAGAAAGAGTTCGACAAGGAGCCATTGGCCGCCCACCCGACCTTCTCCATCAGTTCGCTGATCCTTGGCACGCGCAAGAGCAACTTCAACCAGGTGCTGGGCTTCTACATCGACGGACCGCAGCGCCAGGCGATCTACGTCGATCCGCAGATGAAGGGCCTGCAGGAAGGCCTGCAGAAGGCCTATCCGGGCCTGACCATCTATATCACCGGCTACAACGACGATCTCTCGCGCGTACTGTTCACCACTGAAAGCAACCGCAACCCGAAGAGCTATTACATCCTGGCCGACCGCAAGGATGTGATGCCGCTGGGCAGCGAACGTCCCTGGGTGGACAGCAAGCAGATCGGCGAGCAGCGCTGGGTGACCTACACCGCCCGCGATGGCCAGCAGATCCCGGCGATCCTCGACCTGCCGGCAGGTTGGAAGCAGGGCGACGGCCCACTGCCGACACTGGTGCATCCGCATGGAGGACCGTGGGCTCGCGACTACACGGGCTGGGACGTGTCCGGCTGGGTGCCCTTCTTCACCTCGCGCGGTTATGCCGTTCTGCGACCGCAGTACCGTGGCAGCTCCGGCCTGGGCCGCAAGCTGTGGCTGGCAGGCGATGGTCAGTGGGGCCAGAAGATGCAGGACGACAAGGACGATGGTGCCGCGTGGCTGGTATCGCAGGGCATCGCGGCGAAGGATCGCATCGCGATCTTCGGCTACTCCTATGGCGGCTTCGCCGCGGCAGCGGCCACCGTACGCAGCCCATCGCCCTACCAGTGCGCCATCGCCGGTGCACCGGTCACCGATCTGGGCCGGTTGGGCACATCCTGGAGCCAGAACCGCCTGCAGCGCATTCTGCAGGGACGCACGGTGAAGGGCATGGACCCGATGCAGAACACGGCCAAGGCCACCATTCCACTGCTGACTTTCGTCGGCGACCGCGATGTGCGCACGCCGGCATTCCATGCCCGCAACTTCTACAGCGCAGTGCAGGGCAAGGTGCCGGCCAGGTTCGAATTGATCCCGGACATGCCGCACAGCATGCCGTGGTACCCGCGCCACTTCCAGACGACCCTCACCCTGATGGCCGACTACCTGGCCAAGGACTGCGGGCCGGGCGGCCTGTAA
- a CDS encoding TonB-dependent receptor plug domain-containing protein, producing MRNANRHIKPSRVPLTLAVLACLQVAPAMAQETTQQEAKASSTSSSNQRATDLDKVTVTGSLIRRADYETTSPVFTINAETNAKQGQVNVAEFLQKSAIGSAETQITHQFGGFVVDGGTGVQTVSLRGLGANRTLVLLDGQRPGPAGTRGAVGAFDLNVIPTAILQRAEIVKDGSSSIYGSDAVAGVVNLITKKNIERPELTVTGRVPTEGGGEVFSASLANGWNFEKGSIIAAVEWYQHNELTRGDRDFLNCSNDLIKDADGNRIDREDRSLNAGTPLANCNNMLHNVVDIGSTRYVPSGDGSTVGPLPGYRPRKTQNYTRGQAFYDEPVNFARWGQGHIINKQERKTAYLATDFGFDSVNWKTQFLFNRRETETFSWRQFFPYAYVPGTQIVANPVMLFKSQQDITVDYFYAATKLDGLFKGTDTWAWEVNANFSHSKGKYGNLAIQASKSGDLDYTDAPPAVNYFDPDYLSGRKVDELVDKLGVWDWGKTIYKQATINAIVSGDLFEMPAGAVGVAAGLEYRYYSLNDQPSELSRTGDIWGSSSADVTKGNDKVKEAFVELDVPLLKGLPGVESLSINASGRVFKYDTVSGSDNVWKVGVNWQIIPALRVRGSIGTSYRAPGLYELYLGNQTGFFSQANDPCVRWGESSNTSYQANCAAAGIPANYAGGGSSGTVYGQGGGNTLIPETSRAKTAGIVFTPTFANLSVAIDYFDYEVSDEIAQLGSTNVLRGCYGGSVFPNSYCDLLTRNPANATQPYAVTEIQNKFININKQRTRGYDLTANFDHDFSFGKFSAETQVTYTIEDTQQVFSSAAASGLTSSELLGDVGRPKVVGNLALSLTRGDWSYNWLTTYIHKTEDIDLDPVFTYQGRPNSYRDIVADSRIYHTASVSYAQADWEILVGVSNIFNKTPPLVSTGVADSRYGNVPAFATQYDYYGRTPFVRLKYKF from the coding sequence ATGCGCAACGCCAACCGCCATATCAAGCCAAGCCGCGTACCACTGACTCTCGCTGTGCTGGCCTGTCTCCAGGTCGCACCGGCAATGGCCCAGGAGACCACCCAGCAGGAAGCAAAGGCGTCAAGCACTTCTTCCTCCAACCAGCGTGCGACCGACCTTGACAAGGTCACCGTCACCGGCTCGTTGATCCGCCGTGCGGACTACGAAACCACCTCACCGGTGTTCACCATCAACGCCGAGACCAACGCCAAGCAGGGCCAGGTCAACGTCGCCGAGTTCCTGCAGAAGTCGGCCATTGGCTCGGCTGAAACGCAGATCACCCACCAGTTCGGCGGTTTCGTCGTCGACGGCGGCACCGGCGTGCAGACCGTTTCGCTGCGCGGCCTGGGTGCAAACCGCACCCTGGTGCTGCTGGATGGCCAGCGTCCGGGCCCGGCCGGTACCCGCGGCGCCGTCGGCGCCTTCGACCTGAACGTCATTCCGACCGCGATCCTGCAGCGCGCCGAGATCGTGAAGGACGGTTCGTCCTCCATCTACGGCTCCGATGCGGTGGCTGGTGTGGTCAACCTGATCACCAAGAAGAACATCGAGCGTCCGGAACTGACCGTCACCGGCCGCGTGCCGACCGAGGGCGGTGGCGAAGTGTTCTCGGCGTCGCTGGCCAATGGCTGGAACTTCGAGAAGGGCAGCATCATCGCTGCCGTCGAGTGGTATCAGCACAACGAGCTGACCCGCGGCGACCGCGACTTCCTCAACTGCAGCAACGACCTGATCAAGGACGCCGACGGCAACCGCATCGACCGCGAAGATCGTTCGCTCAATGCCGGTACGCCGCTGGCCAACTGCAACAACATGCTGCACAACGTGGTCGACATCGGCAGCACCCGCTACGTGCCATCGGGTGATGGCAGCACCGTCGGCCCGCTGCCGGGCTACCGCCCGCGCAAGACCCAGAACTACACGCGCGGCCAGGCCTTCTACGATGAGCCGGTGAACTTCGCGCGCTGGGGCCAGGGCCACATCATCAACAAGCAGGAACGCAAGACGGCCTACCTTGCCACCGACTTCGGCTTCGATTCGGTCAACTGGAAGACCCAGTTCCTGTTCAACCGCCGCGAGACCGAGACGTTCTCCTGGCGCCAGTTCTTCCCGTATGCCTACGTTCCCGGCACCCAGATCGTCGCCAACCCGGTGATGCTGTTCAAGTCGCAGCAGGACATCACCGTCGATTACTTCTACGCCGCGACCAAGCTTGATGGCCTGTTCAAAGGCACCGACACCTGGGCGTGGGAAGTCAACGCGAACTTCAGCCACTCCAAGGGCAAGTACGGCAACCTGGCCATCCAGGCCTCCAAGAGCGGCGACCTGGACTACACCGACGCTCCGCCGGCGGTGAACTACTTCGACCCGGACTACCTGAGCGGCCGCAAGGTCGACGAACTGGTCGACAAGCTGGGCGTGTGGGACTGGGGCAAGACCATCTACAAGCAGGCCACGATCAACGCGATCGTCAGCGGCGACCTGTTTGAAATGCCGGCCGGCGCCGTGGGCGTGGCAGCTGGCCTGGAATACCGCTACTACTCGCTGAACGACCAGCCGAGCGAACTGTCCCGCACCGGCGACATCTGGGGCTCGTCTTCGGCTGACGTGACCAAGGGCAATGACAAGGTCAAGGAAGCCTTCGTCGAACTCGACGTGCCGCTGCTGAAGGGCCTGCCGGGCGTCGAGTCACTGAGCATCAATGCCTCGGGCCGCGTGTTCAAGTACGACACCGTGTCCGGCTCGGACAATGTCTGGAAGGTCGGCGTCAACTGGCAGATCATCCCGGCATTGCGCGTGCGGGGTTCGATCGGCACCTCCTACCGCGCTCCCGGCCTGTACGAGCTGTACCTGGGCAACCAGACCGGCTTCTTCTCACAGGCAAATGATCCGTGCGTGCGCTGGGGCGAGAGCTCCAACACCAGCTACCAGGCCAACTGCGCAGCGGCAGGCATTCCGGCCAACTATGCCGGTGGTGGCAGCAGCGGCACCGTGTATGGCCAGGGCGGTGGCAACACGCTGATTCCGGAAACTTCGCGCGCGAAGACCGCCGGCATCGTGTTCACCCCGACCTTCGCCAACCTGAGCGTGGCCATCGATTACTTCGACTATGAGGTGAGCGATGAAATCGCACAGCTGGGCAGCACCAACGTCCTGCGTGGCTGCTATGGCGGCTCGGTGTTCCCGAACAGCTACTGCGATCTGCTGACCCGCAATCCGGCCAATGCTACCCAGCCGTATGCGGTGACCGAGATCCAGAACAAGTTCATCAACATCAACAAGCAGCGCACCCGTGGTTACGACCTGACCGCGAACTTCGACCACGACTTCTCGTTCGGCAAGTTCTCGGCCGAGACCCAGGTCACCTACACCATCGAAGACACCCAGCAGGTGTTCTCCAGCGCCGCGGCCAGCGGCCTGACCTCGTCGGAACTGCTGGGAGATGTCGGCCGTCCGAAGGTCGTGGGCAACCTGGCACTGAGCCTGACCCGTGGCGACTGGTCGTACAACTGGCTGACCACCTACATCCACAAGACCGAAGACATCGATCTGGATCCGGTGTTCACCTACCAGGGCCGTCCGAACTCCTACCGTGACATCGTGGCCGACTCGCGTATCTACCACACCGCGTCGGTCAGCTACGCGCAGGCCGATTGGGAAATCCTGGTGGGCGTCAGCAACATCTTCAACAAGACCCCGCCGCTGGTTTCCACCGGCGTGGCCGATTCCCGCTACGGCAACGTGCCGGCCTTCGCCACGCAGTACGACTACTACGGCCGCACCCCGTTCGTGCGTCTGAAGTACAAGTTCTGA
- a CDS encoding IS3 family transposase (programmed frameshift): MKSTIRRSQRDYSLAFKLSVVDQVERGELTYKKAQERYGIQGRSTVLSWLRRHGRQDWSAGASLPPMSTVPKAGAAKPLTPEQQIKALQVQLREANEKAQLFEAIVDVLKEDYGVKIGKKAFRQVLTQGRLKGVSVARACRHFGISRQAFYQAGHRHQRRDAADATALSLVSDCRARQPRVGTRKLHHLIEPKLHAAGIALGRDRLFDVLREARLLVPQRRAYHKTTDSHHRFRKHPNLLKSGEGCIVPSGCEQVWVADITYLPTDGKFVYLSLVTDAWSRKIVGWSVNETLQTEHTAQALEMALKTRKTRQRLIHHSDRGIQYCSDNYQKIHAKHGLTCSMTDGYDCYQNALAERINGILKCEFLLRRPRDLGQARQMVAEAVEIYNAERPHLSLKMQTPDAMHRASLAA; the protein is encoded by the exons ATGAAATCAACAATCAGGCGCAGCCAACGGGATTACTCGCTGGCCTTCAAGTTGTCGGTGGTAGACCAGGTCGAGCGCGGGGAGCTGACCTACAAAAAGGCCCAGGAGCGTTATGGGATCCAAGGGCGCAGCACGGTGCTTTCCTGGCTTCGTCGGCATGGTCGGCAGGATTGGTCAGCTGGGGCATCATTGCCTCCCATGAGCACTGTCCCCAAAGCCGGGGCGGCCAAGCCGCTGACGCCGGAACAACAGATCAAGGCCCTGCAGGTCCAGTTGCGGGAGGCAAACGAGAAGGCGCAGTTGTTCGAGGCCATCGTGGATGTCCTCAAAGAGGATTACGGGGTAAAAATCG GTAAAAAAGCCTTCCGGCAAGTCCTCACGCAAGGGCGCCTCAAAGGCGTAAGCGTGGCAAGGGCTTGCCGCCATTTCGGCATCAGTCGGCAGGCGTTCTATCAGGCCGGTCACCGCCATCAGCGGCGAGACGCTGCTGATGCTACGGCACTGTCGCTGGTGAGCGACTGCCGCGCGCGCCAGCCTCGGGTCGGTACGCGCAAGCTGCACCATCTGATTGAGCCGAAGCTGCACGCGGCGGGGATCGCTCTGGGGCGCGATCGTTTATTTGACGTGCTCCGAGAAGCGCGCTTGCTGGTGCCGCAGCGCCGCGCGTATCACAAGACGACCGATAGCCATCATCGCTTCCGCAAGCATCCCAATCTGCTCAAATCCGGTGAAGGATGCATCGTTCCCAGTGGCTGCGAACAGGTGTGGGTGGCTGACATCACCTATCTACCAACAGATGGGAAGTTCGTTTACCTGAGCCTTGTTACCGATGCGTGGTCACGCAAGATCGTAGGCTGGAGCGTGAATGAGACGCTGCAGACCGAACATACCGCGCAGGCATTGGAGATGGCCCTGAAAACCCGGAAAACGAGGCAACGGCTGATCCACCATTCGGATCGGGGCATCCAGTACTGCTCGGACAACTATCAGAAGATCCATGCCAAGCACGGCCTGACCTGCTCCATGACCGACGGCTACGATTGCTATCAGAACGCTCTGGCAGAGCGGATCAACGGGATCCTCAAATGCGAGTTTCTGCTCCGTCGCCCACGGGACCTGGGACAGGCTCGGCAGATGGTGGCTGAGGCAGTGGAGATCTACAACGCCGAGCGCCCCCACCTGTCCCTTAAAATGCAGACGCCCGATGCGATGCACCGGGCGTCCTTGGCCGCCTGA